The segment TTTTTTCCTGTCGCTGTTTCCATTCGTTACTTCATGGATCAGCGAATACAGTAACAGTCTTGTTCCTGAAATGACCTATGGTATAGTGATATTAGGAGCTAATCTCACGTATTATTTGTTAGCAAGGACATTAGTTGCCTCAGAGGAAGACGAGAATGCATCTATCAAAGAGTTGTTTGGCAATTATCGTAAATCCTACGTATCTATTGGTTTGAATGTCGTGGGATTGATTCTCGGATATTTGATCGCGCCCATCGCAGTACTAATAGTCAATGTCTTGATTTTGGTTACTTGGTTGATCCCAAGTCGTAAAATTGAA is part of the Enterococcus mundtii genome and harbors:
- a CDS encoding TMEM175 family protein, whose protein sequence is MPKNRLEAFTDAVIAIIMTILVLELHEPHSDTLEALVALAPRFFIYIISFFTLGIYWNNHHHLFQAVHKVNGRVLWVNSFFIFFLSLFPFVTSWISEYSNSLVPEMTYGIVILGANLTYYLLARTLVASEEDENASIKELFGNYRKSYVSIGLNVVGLILGYLIAPIAVLIVNVLILVTWLIPSRKIEAYYR